Proteins encoded by one window of Rhodobacteraceae bacterium IMCC1335:
- a CDS encoding aminotransferase class V-fold PLP-dependent enzyme — protein sequence MLETQIFKKLEIPNTIAAGPGPGNTDERVLAAYAGAGLADHMHADVLRGMVECKKMLRQVWGTQNVHTFGVAGTGWSGLDMMFSGVQPGDKVVMFVNGTFSGIDGLTARMRAATAEELAQNPLDPQAASVFVVTIEHGTSVSSDVIEAALQEHKPKWAAMAHWETGSGRINDLEGFSAACEKYNVLGLVDAVSSLGVGAFRIDDYPGIHGWASCPQKGLSCLPLTYAPVSFSDRFIETLNTTGTRSFVHHPVMEARHWAIIEGKDVEKGTYHRTHSAYAVAAFHEALRITLSQGLTARAQEYAYHEAALRIAVEAMGCEVTSNMTSLVVLNLPKALAGREMELVQHCRAQNFGIWPTLSEPVQVRIGILNLLSQSAVTDIVLRFAQAIRDLGGEVNDARVMAALDESYKPAVAAE from the coding sequence ATGTTAGAGACCCAAATTTTCAAAAAGTTAGAAATCCCAAATACAATCGCAGCGGGGCCCGGACCAGGAAATACCGACGAGCGCGTTCTGGCCGCCTATGCGGGCGCCGGGCTTGCAGACCATATGCATGCAGATGTGTTGCGCGGGATGGTCGAATGTAAAAAGATGTTGCGTCAGGTCTGGGGAACGCAAAACGTACATACTTTTGGCGTTGCTGGAACCGGATGGAGCGGTCTTGACATGATGTTCAGCGGCGTGCAGCCGGGCGATAAAGTGGTGATGTTCGTCAATGGAACCTTTTCAGGGATTGACGGATTAACAGCGCGGATGCGCGCCGCAACCGCCGAAGAGCTTGCGCAAAATCCGCTAGACCCTCAAGCTGCATCGGTATTTGTGGTAACCATCGAGCATGGAACCTCAGTGAGCAGTGATGTGATTGAAGCGGCATTACAAGAACATAAACCTAAATGGGCGGCTATGGCGCATTGGGAAACCGGATCTGGGCGGATCAATGATCTTGAGGGGTTCAGTGCCGCCTGTGAAAAATATAACGTACTGGGCCTTGTAGATGCAGTGTCATCTTTGGGGGTTGGAGCCTTCCGGATTGATGATTATCCGGGCATCCATGGATGGGCTTCTTGTCCGCAAAAAGGTTTGTCATGTTTGCCCTTGACCTATGCGCCTGTCTCATTCTCGGACAGATTCATTGAAACGCTCAATACCACCGGCACGCGCAGCTTTGTACATCATCCAGTGATGGAAGCCCGTCACTGGGCAATTATAGAGGGAAAAGATGTTGAAAAAGGCACCTATCATCGCACCCATTCCGCTTATGCCGTGGCCGCGTTTCATGAAGCGCTTCGGATCACGCTGAGCCAAGGTTTGACAGCCCGCGCGCAGGAATACGCCTATCACGAAGCAGCTTTGCGTATCGCGGTTGAAGCGATGGGCTGCGAGGTGACCTCGAACATGACATCATTGGTTGTGTTAAACCTGCCAAAGGCTTTGGCAGGGCGCGAAATGGAGCTTGTGCAACATTGCCGGGCGCAAAATTTTGGAATATGGCCCACGCTTTCTGAGCCAGTGCAAGTGCGTATTGGCATTTTAAACCTACTCTCGCAATCCGCAGTAACTGATATCGTGTTGCGTTTTGCGCAGGCGATCCGGGATTTGGGTGGCGAAGTGAATGATGCGCGCGTGATGGCGGCACTGGATGAATCCTATAAGCCAGCAGTCGCCGCCGAATAA
- a CDS encoding malate--CoA ligase subunit beta, with amino-acid sequence MDIHEYQAKEILANFGVDIPPGALAYSPEQAAYRARELGGECWVVKAQVHAGGRGKAGGVKLCRSDNEIFTICESLFGHKLVTHQTGAEGKGIYRVYVEAAVPIEREIYLGLVLDRTSQRVMIVASAEGGMEIEDISAERPDSIVRATVEPAVGLQDFQCRQIAFKLGIDPALTQSMVRTLKGAYRAFREYDATMVEINPLVITGDNRILALDAKMTFDDNALFRHPNISELRDKSQEDPRESRAADRGLSYVGLEGNIGCIVNGAGLAMATMDTIKLAGGEPANFLDIGGGATPERVTKAFRLVLSDNNVQAVLVNIFAGINRCDWVAEGVVQALRQVSVNVPVIVRLAGTNVEAGQKILAKSGLPIIRATTLNEAAERSVAAWKSGNSDLKKLRAVT; translated from the coding sequence ATGGATATCCACGAATACCAAGCGAAAGAAATCTTGGCAAATTTCGGCGTGGACATACCGCCGGGCGCTTTGGCGTATAGCCCAGAGCAAGCCGCCTATCGCGCCCGCGAATTGGGGGGCGAGTGTTGGGTTGTAAAAGCTCAGGTACATGCGGGCGGTCGCGGAAAAGCCGGTGGCGTAAAGCTTTGCCGCAGCGATAATGAGATCTTCACAATCTGTGAATCTTTGTTCGGTCATAAACTTGTGACGCATCAAACGGGCGCCGAGGGCAAAGGCATTTACCGCGTCTATGTCGAAGCGGCAGTGCCTATCGAACGTGAGATCTATCTGGGCCTCGTTTTGGATCGCACCTCGCAACGGGTCATGATTGTTGCATCTGCCGAGGGCGGTATGGAAATCGAAGACATTTCTGCGGAGCGGCCAGACAGTATCGTGCGGGCGACTGTAGAACCAGCCGTTGGCTTGCAGGATTTTCAATGCCGTCAGATAGCATTTAAATTGGGGATCGATCCGGCGCTGACGCAGAGCATGGTGCGCACCCTGAAAGGCGCTTATCGGGCCTTTCGGGAATATGACGCGACAATGGTCGAAATAAACCCTTTGGTGATTACGGGGGATAACCGCATTTTGGCCTTAGATGCGAAGATGACCTTTGATGACAATGCCCTTTTTCGTCACCCAAATATCAGCGAATTACGGGATAAAAGCCAAGAGGATCCCCGCGAAAGCCGAGCCGCAGATCGAGGCTTAAGCTATGTCGGGCTTGAAGGGAATATCGGCTGTATCGTCAATGGCGCGGGTTTGGCCATGGCCACGATGGATACCATCAAATTGGCGGGGGGTGAGCCGGCGAATTTTCTAGATATTGGTGGAGGCGCTACGCCCGAACGGGTGACCAAAGCCTTTCGACTGGTCTTATCGGACAACAATGTTCAGGCGGTGCTGGTGAATATATTCGCTGGCATCAACCGCTGCGACTGGGTCGCGGAAGGCGTCGTGCAAGCCTTACGGCAAGTCAGTGTAAACGTGCCCGTGATTGTCAGATTGGCGGGAACAAACGTGGAAGCAGGGCAAAAAATACTTGCAAAATCGGGGCTTCCGATCATTCGCGCAACAACTTTGAATGAGGCTGCCGAACGCTCCGTTGCTGCCTGGAAAAGCGGCAATTCGGATTTAAAAAAATTGAGGGCCGTCACATGA